Genomic segment of Candidatus Binatia bacterium:
CTTGGACGGAGGCGCGGGGTCGGCCGGCGTCGGCTTCAGGAGCGCCTTGGTGATCATGAAGACCACGAACGCGACGATCACGAAGTCGATGACGTTCCCGAGGAAGGCCCCGTACGTGATCGCGTTCGCGGGAGTCCCGTC
This window contains:
- a CDS encoding MscL family protein; translation: DGTPANAITYGAFLGNVIDFVIVAFVVFMITKALLKPTPADPAPPSKECPECKEIIPAAARKCRACASPV